The following proteins are encoded in a genomic region of Nicotiana sylvestris chromosome 4, ASM39365v2, whole genome shotgun sequence:
- the LOC138889957 gene encoding uncharacterized protein, producing MAVWRSRGDASTMWSTTANYVRKAAREVLGVSKGFSGRHQGDWWWNDIVQGKVEAKKVAYTKLAGSSSEEERRANRDRYKVARKEANLAIMEAKNAAFSRIYEELGEKGGDIKLFRLAKARERKARDLDKVRCIKDEYGRVLMGDP from the coding sequence ATGGCAGTTTGGAGGAGTAGAGGAGATGCGAGCACTATGTGGTCAACTACAGCGAACTATGTgaggaaggcggcgagagaggtgctaGGTGTATCAAAGGGTTTTTCTGGTAGGCAccaaggagactggtggtggaatgacatagtccaaggtaaagtggaggcGAAGAAGGTAGCGTACACGAAGTTGGCAGGGAGCTCAAGCGAGGAGGAGAGGAGAGCGAATAGAGATAGGTATAAAgtggctaggaaggaggcgaatcTAGCGATCATGGAGGCTAAGAATGCAGCGTTTAGCCGTATATACGAGGAATTAGGGGAGAAAGGAGGGGACATAAAGTTGTTTCGGCTAGCTAAAGCGAGGGAGAGGAAGGCCCGGGATCTGGACAAGGTGAGGTGCATCAAAGATGAGTATGGTAGAGTATTGATGGGAGATCCCTAG
- the LOC104213388 gene encoding uncharacterized protein, translating into MRGKNGVSILVDRDLRESMVEVRRVNDRLMFIKLVIGVCTLNVVSAYALQAGLDQEVKRRFWEGLNEIAHSIPPTERLLIGGDFNGHIGAAAGRYGEVHGGFVLGDRNGGGTSLLDFAKAFELVIANSTFPKREEHLVTF; encoded by the coding sequence atgaggggtaagaatggagtgagTATCTTGGTGGATAGGGATCTTAGAGAGTCTATGGTTGAGGTTAGGCGAGTGAATGATAGGCTAATGTTTATTAAGTTGGTCATTGGTGTGTGCACCCTCAATGTAGTTAGCGCTTATGCGCTGCAAGCGGGCTTGGATCAGGAGGTTaagaggcgcttttgggagggCCTGAATGAGATTGCGCATAGTATTCCTCCTACTGAAAGGTTACTTATTGGAGGGGATTTTAATGGCCATATCGGGGCGGCTGCTGGTAGGTATGGCGAGGTGCATGGTGGCTTTGTCCTTGGGGATAGGAACGGAGGAGGTACTTCGCTGTTAGACTTCGCTAAGGCTTTCGAGCTGGTGATTGCGAACTCAACTTTTCCGAAGAGGGAGGAGCATCTGGTTACTTTCTAA